In Drosophila santomea strain STO CAGO 1482 chromosome 2L, Prin_Dsan_1.1, whole genome shotgun sequence, a single window of DNA contains:
- the LOC120454284 gene encoding rho GTPase-activating protein conundrum isoform X1: MNNNTDLHNSVDQDYSEFLSEYLLQNNSQSIEPEASYEDGELEAEWLVSAGYPELTKPFKQGIEVSKTDLDPILTTLSKPHAEAIVQLVRTLNKTVRGRTKNRQKRKPDIRDVFREFDERSRGTRSRSATPDSLDSLQIDQAWTNNYLPNFVNNYKKNCEPGKRCVEQSKEIYLKPILRRTPSAPFKSGTCVDIFRGSHVRCDIPLYSTHGVELLGYSRISTIQLPRNRSGSDPFCSIVRSKDCQSENDTPSQKNTLSEVLSASENECIRLFPMPYNILSFESICRDSSSTDSCEVLGNCDTPSTVFTDIASISENGIKRLQTILWLELATIFDRNKVSLDKRKPFKRRRKEEGNLFGVSINALIRRDQQVTGTDSSLVPLFLENLIGELLRRGSREEGLLRIGGHKQKTELLYNELESAFYQNPENLTNIFCTATVHELSSLLKRWLRELPQPLLTNELIKLFYQCHTLPSMDKVNALSILCHLLPPENRNTLRSLLSFFNYIINLKDINKMNVHNVATIIAPSLFPPRYIHPTDKNSISEQVTMAAQCCHLTNILILRGESLFQVPNNLIMESQKTIMGKKGWQRHRNLNEITPNPSGKASNVGVGHDSAVINKYSTNLKHLHPFVI, translated from the exons GGGATAGAGGTTTCTAAAACGGACTTGGATCCCATACTTACTACTTTATCTAAGCCACATGCTGAAGCGATTGTACAACTGGTAAGGACCCTAAACAAAACGGTACGGGGGCGTACAAAAAACCGACAAAAACGGAAACCTGATATAAGAGACGTATTTCGCGAATTTGAT GAACGAAGTAGAGGAACACGCTCACGAAGTGCCACTCCAGATTCCCTGGACTCTTTACAAATTGATCAAGCTTGGACAAACaattattt acccaattttgtaaataattataaaaaaaattgtgaacCTGGTAAACGATGTGTAGAACAATctaaagaaatatatttaaaaccaatCCTACGACGAACCCCTAGCGCCCCATTTAAAAGCGGCACCTGTGTGGATATATTTCGTGGTTCGCATGTGCGATGTGATATACCTTTGTACTCGACGCATGGTGTAGAATTGCTTGGATATTCACGGATAAGCACCATACAATTGCCACGAAACCGATCCGGCTCTGATCCCTTTTGTTCTATTGT cCGATCGAAGGATTGTCAAAGTGAAAACGATACACCATCACAAAAGAATACATTGAGTGAAGTGCTGTCAGCTTCAGAGAATGAATGTATTCGCCTATTTCCTATGCCCTACAATATTCTGAGCTTTGAAAGTATTTGTCGAGATTCCTCTAGTACTGATAGCTGCGAAGTACTAGGTAACTGTGATACCCCTTCAACAGTATTCACAGATATTGCATCAATAAGCGAAAATGGGATCAAACGTTTACAGACAATACTTTGGTTAGAATTAGCCACAATATTTGATCGCAACAAAGTTTCTTTAGATAAAAGAAAACCATTTAAACGTCGTCGCAAAGAAGAGGGTAATCTCTTTGGGGTATCTATAAACGCGCTTATACGTCGGGATCAGCAAGTTACTGGCACTGACTCATCTTTAGTCCCactatttttggaaaatctaATTGGCGAACTTCTGCGTCGTGGCTCTAGAGAAGAAGGATTACTGCGAATAGGTGGTCATAAGCAAAAG actGAATTACTTTATAATGAATTAGAATCAGCCTTTTATCAGAATCCGGAAAATCTAACTAATATTTTTTGCACAGCTACTGTTCACGAACTTAGTTCGTTGCTAAAACGATGGTTGCGGGAACTTCCTCAACCTCTACTTACTAATGAGCTGATAAAACTGTTTTATCAATGTCACACACTTCCATCAATGGATAAAGTGAATGCACTATCGATTTTATGTCACCTGCTTCCACCCGAAAATAGGAACACATTACGTTctttattaagtttttttaattatattattaatctAAAggatataaacaaaatgaatgtTCATAACGTAGCAACAATAATTGCACCATCACTATTCCCACCACGTTATATACACCCAACTGACAAAAACAGCATTTCAGAACAAGTAACAATGGCCGCACAGTGTTGCCATTTAACGAATATTTTAATCTTACGTGGTGAAAGTCTTTTCCAAGTACCCAACAATTTAATTATGGAATCACAGAAAACAATTATG GGTAAGAAAGGATGGCAGCGGCATCggaatttaaatgaaattactcCAAACCCAAGTGGAAAGGCGAGCAATGTTGGTGTCGGACACGATTCTGcagttataaataaatactcaACCAATTTAAAGCATTTACATCCATTTGTTATTTGA
- the LOC120454284 gene encoding rho GTPase-activating protein conundrum isoform X2: MLSERSRLLYVYIDTNKYLLWLSDSNAFYTKRKGIEVSKTDLDPILTTLSKPHAEAIVQLVRTLNKTVRGRTKNRQKRKPDIRDVFREFDERSRGTRSRSATPDSLDSLQIDQAWTNNYLPNFVNNYKKNCEPGKRCVEQSKEIYLKPILRRTPSAPFKSGTCVDIFRGSHVRCDIPLYSTHGVELLGYSRISTIQLPRNRSGSDPFCSIVRSKDCQSENDTPSQKNTLSEVLSASENECIRLFPMPYNILSFESICRDSSSTDSCEVLGNCDTPSTVFTDIASISENGIKRLQTILWLELATIFDRNKVSLDKRKPFKRRRKEEGNLFGVSINALIRRDQQVTGTDSSLVPLFLENLIGELLRRGSREEGLLRIGGHKQKTELLYNELESAFYQNPENLTNIFCTATVHELSSLLKRWLRELPQPLLTNELIKLFYQCHTLPSMDKVNALSILCHLLPPENRNTLRSLLSFFNYIINLKDINKMNVHNVATIIAPSLFPPRYIHPTDKNSISEQVTMAAQCCHLTNILILRGESLFQVPNNLIMESQKTIMGKKGWQRHRNLNEITPNPSGKASNVGVGHDSAVINKYSTNLKHLHPFVI, encoded by the exons GGGATAGAGGTTTCTAAAACGGACTTGGATCCCATACTTACTACTTTATCTAAGCCACATGCTGAAGCGATTGTACAACTGGTAAGGACCCTAAACAAAACGGTACGGGGGCGTACAAAAAACCGACAAAAACGGAAACCTGATATAAGAGACGTATTTCGCGAATTTGAT GAACGAAGTAGAGGAACACGCTCACGAAGTGCCACTCCAGATTCCCTGGACTCTTTACAAATTGATCAAGCTTGGACAAACaattattt acccaattttgtaaataattataaaaaaaattgtgaacCTGGTAAACGATGTGTAGAACAATctaaagaaatatatttaaaaccaatCCTACGACGAACCCCTAGCGCCCCATTTAAAAGCGGCACCTGTGTGGATATATTTCGTGGTTCGCATGTGCGATGTGATATACCTTTGTACTCGACGCATGGTGTAGAATTGCTTGGATATTCACGGATAAGCACCATACAATTGCCACGAAACCGATCCGGCTCTGATCCCTTTTGTTCTATTGT cCGATCGAAGGATTGTCAAAGTGAAAACGATACACCATCACAAAAGAATACATTGAGTGAAGTGCTGTCAGCTTCAGAGAATGAATGTATTCGCCTATTTCCTATGCCCTACAATATTCTGAGCTTTGAAAGTATTTGTCGAGATTCCTCTAGTACTGATAGCTGCGAAGTACTAGGTAACTGTGATACCCCTTCAACAGTATTCACAGATATTGCATCAATAAGCGAAAATGGGATCAAACGTTTACAGACAATACTTTGGTTAGAATTAGCCACAATATTTGATCGCAACAAAGTTTCTTTAGATAAAAGAAAACCATTTAAACGTCGTCGCAAAGAAGAGGGTAATCTCTTTGGGGTATCTATAAACGCGCTTATACGTCGGGATCAGCAAGTTACTGGCACTGACTCATCTTTAGTCCCactatttttggaaaatctaATTGGCGAACTTCTGCGTCGTGGCTCTAGAGAAGAAGGATTACTGCGAATAGGTGGTCATAAGCAAAAG actGAATTACTTTATAATGAATTAGAATCAGCCTTTTATCAGAATCCGGAAAATCTAACTAATATTTTTTGCACAGCTACTGTTCACGAACTTAGTTCGTTGCTAAAACGATGGTTGCGGGAACTTCCTCAACCTCTACTTACTAATGAGCTGATAAAACTGTTTTATCAATGTCACACACTTCCATCAATGGATAAAGTGAATGCACTATCGATTTTATGTCACCTGCTTCCACCCGAAAATAGGAACACATTACGTTctttattaagtttttttaattatattattaatctAAAggatataaacaaaatgaatgtTCATAACGTAGCAACAATAATTGCACCATCACTATTCCCACCACGTTATATACACCCAACTGACAAAAACAGCATTTCAGAACAAGTAACAATGGCCGCACAGTGTTGCCATTTAACGAATATTTTAATCTTACGTGGTGAAAGTCTTTTCCAAGTACCCAACAATTTAATTATGGAATCACAGAAAACAATTATG GGTAAGAAAGGATGGCAGCGGCATCggaatttaaatgaaattactcCAAACCCAAGTGGAAAGGCGAGCAATGTTGGTGTCGGACACGATTCTGcagttataaataaatactcaACCAATTTAAAGCATTTACATCCATTTGTTATTTGA
- the LOC120454284 gene encoding rho GTPase-activating protein conundrum isoform X3, with protein sequence MPYNILSFESICRDSSSTDSCEVLGNCDTPSTVFTDIASISENGIKRLQTILWLELATIFDRNKVSLDKRKPFKRRRKEEGNLFGVSINALIRRDQQVTGTDSSLVPLFLENLIGELLRRGSREEGLLRIGGHKQKTELLYNELESAFYQNPENLTNIFCTATVHELSSLLKRWLRELPQPLLTNELIKLFYQCHTLPSMDKVNALSILCHLLPPENRNTLRSLLSFFNYIINLKDINKMNVHNVATIIAPSLFPPRYIHPTDKNSISEQVTMAAQCCHLTNILILRGESLFQVPNNLIMESQKTIMGKKGWQRHRNLNEITPNPSGKASNVGVGHDSAVINKYSTNLKHLHPFVI encoded by the exons ATGCCCTACAATATTCTGAGCTTTGAAAGTATTTGTCGAGATTCCTCTAGTACTGATAGCTGCGAAGTACTAGGTAACTGTGATACCCCTTCAACAGTATTCACAGATATTGCATCAATAAGCGAAAATGGGATCAAACGTTTACAGACAATACTTTGGTTAGAATTAGCCACAATATTTGATCGCAACAAAGTTTCTTTAGATAAAAGAAAACCATTTAAACGTCGTCGCAAAGAAGAGGGTAATCTCTTTGGGGTATCTATAAACGCGCTTATACGTCGGGATCAGCAAGTTACTGGCACTGACTCATCTTTAGTCCCactatttttggaaaatctaATTGGCGAACTTCTGCGTCGTGGCTCTAGAGAAGAAGGATTACTGCGAATAGGTGGTCATAAGCAAAAG actGAATTACTTTATAATGAATTAGAATCAGCCTTTTATCAGAATCCGGAAAATCTAACTAATATTTTTTGCACAGCTACTGTTCACGAACTTAGTTCGTTGCTAAAACGATGGTTGCGGGAACTTCCTCAACCTCTACTTACTAATGAGCTGATAAAACTGTTTTATCAATGTCACACACTTCCATCAATGGATAAAGTGAATGCACTATCGATTTTATGTCACCTGCTTCCACCCGAAAATAGGAACACATTACGTTctttattaagtttttttaattatattattaatctAAAggatataaacaaaatgaatgtTCATAACGTAGCAACAATAATTGCACCATCACTATTCCCACCACGTTATATACACCCAACTGACAAAAACAGCATTTCAGAACAAGTAACAATGGCCGCACAGTGTTGCCATTTAACGAATATTTTAATCTTACGTGGTGAAAGTCTTTTCCAAGTACCCAACAATTTAATTATGGAATCACAGAAAACAATTATG GGTAAGAAAGGATGGCAGCGGCATCggaatttaaatgaaattactcCAAACCCAAGTGGAAAGGCGAGCAATGTTGGTGTCGGACACGATTCTGcagttataaataaatactcaACCAATTTAAAGCATTTACATCCATTTGTTATTTGA
- the LOC120458008 gene encoding NHL repeat-containing protein 2: MDCNDDLAAIDILTFITDELLQAYKSSNGENEKARTITKFLDRWNDDISIAKLKGLALEFETDLDWFNVSCPLSVTGLQGKIIVLDFFTYCCINCMHVLPELHSLEERFPIESGIVVIGVHSPKFENERNAANLLSAVQRYGISHPIVNDSRSGMWRAIGIRCWPSLLILSPTGVPMILLMGEGHGKFLQEFVAASLSFFSRQGKIDHRGLPIKLLSDFQPASNLRFPAKIVRSPNGRYAIADTGNNRVLVLTGGGMVQHKIGGYQPGFVDGNLTTARFNKPQGIAFLNENILIVADTKNHAIRQISLTNGMVETLAGTGHQGNERIGGRLGPLQPLSSPWDVAIFRTRDMDMSFHLDERNIPEKTIMLISMAGTHQIWGYFPEGIIWWKFRKFEPLCCVSLIGNGLEENRNNSYPQNAAFAQPSGLAISGDVLYIADSESSSIRKASMIDGKVMPVVGGDRNPLNLFAFGDIDGRLFNAKLQHPLGVTFNDANNRLYVADTYNHKIKVIDIESNDISTLQIKNQDNTNLVLNEPAGLCLDANGRNLLVANTNNHSIHIIDLVTLIAQPFCLDFSQIASASETDAPQDVQKTKENNIIRTLPLDLIKPSKILFNLRLSPRLNFTKQAPQKWTLKSVCQSVKVNPSCGTLLDGTCDMQVQATYPDFLCESEIFTIEFVLNLCLSNCCLVKKFTVSIKRDDITEEYISNHTVIIDIEQ, translated from the exons ATGGATTGCAATGATGACCTAGCGGCAATTGATATTTTGACTTTTATAACAGATGAACTGTTGCAAGCATACAAAAGCAGTAATGGAGAAAATGAAAAGGCTAGGACCATTACCAAGTTTCTTGACCGATGGAATGACGATATCTCCATTGCGAAACTCAAGGGTCTCGCTCTTGAATTTGAAACAG ATTTAGACTGGTTTAATGTAAGTTGTCCTTTATCGGTAACAGGATTGCAAggaaaaataattgtattaGACTTTTTTACATATTGCTGCATTAATTGTATGCATGTTTTGCCTGAGTTGCACTCACTGGAAGAACGCTTTCCAATAGAAAGTGGTATTGTAGTAATTGGTGTTCACAGTCCCAAGTTCGAAAATGAACGCAATGCGGCAAACCTTCTATCCGCTGTTCAACGATATGGAATATCTCATCCCATTGTTAACGATTCACGATCTGGAATGTGGCGCGCTATAGGTATTCGCTGCTGGCCATCTCTCTTGATTTTAAGCCCAACTGGTGTTCCAATGATATTATTAATGGGCGAAGGGCATGGAAAATTCCTACAGGAATTTGTGGCTGCTTCCCTATCGTTTTTTAGCCGGCAAGGTAAAATTGACCACAGAGGTTTGCctataaaattattaagcGACTTCCAACCGGCGTCCAACTTGCGTTTTCCCGCAAAGATTGTTCGAAGCCCTAATGGCCGGTATGCTATTGCTGATACGGGGAACAACAGGGTGCTTGTGCTTACCGGTGGAGGAATGGTACAACACAAAATAGGAGGATACCAACCTGGTTTCGTGGATGGAAACTTAACAACAGCACGGTTTAATAAACCTCAAGGCATAGCATTTCttaatgaaaacattttgattgtaGCGGACACAAAAAATCACGCCATTCGTCAAATCTCTCTTACAAATGGAATGGTGGAAACTCTTGCTGGCACAGGCCATCAGGGAAACGAACGAATAGGTGGACGTCTAGGTCCATTGCAACCACTTTCATCACCATGGGATGTTGCAATATTTCGAACGCGAGACATGGATATGTCCTTTCATCTTGATGAACGTAACATACCAGAAAAAACAATTATGCTTATATCCATGGCAGGCACCCACCAGATATGGGGTTATTTTCCCGAAGGAATTATTTGGTGGAAATTCCGTAAATTTGAACCCCTTTGCTGTGTCTCACTAATAGGAAATGGTTTGGAGGAAAACCGTAATAATTCTTACCCACAGAACGCTGCATTCGCACAGCCGTCTGGTCTTGCTATATCAGGAGACGTTTTATATATAGCTGACAGCGAAAGTTCGAGCATTCGCAAAGCTTCTATGATAGACGGAAAAGTTATGCCTGTCGTTGGAGGAGATCGAAACCCACTT AACCTATTTGCATTCGGTGACATTGACGGTAGACTATTCAACGCAAAACTTCAACATCCGTTAGGAGTGACTTTCAATGATGCCAATAACAGACTCTATGTTGCTGATACctataatcataaaatcaAAGTCATTGACATCGAATCAAATGATATATCTACTCTACAAATTAAGAACCAAGATAATACCAACCTGGTTTTAAACGAGCCCGCCGGACTGTGCTTGGACGCCAACGGACGGAATTTGTTGGTAGCTAATACCAATAACCATTCAATTCATATAATAGATTTGGTAACGCTTATAGCACAACCGTTTTGCTTAGATTTCAGCCAAATTGCGTCCGCTAGTGAAACCGATGCGCCACAAGATGtacaaaaaacaaaggaaaataatataataagaaCATTGCCTCttgatttaattaaaccaagcaaaattttgtttaaccTTCGACTTTCGCCGAGACTTAACTTTACAAAGCAAGCTCCTCAAAAGTGGACACTGAAAAGTGTATGTCAATCTGTAAAAGTAAATCCCTCATGCGGAACTCTACTGGATGGGACTTGCGACATGCAGGTGCAGGCTACTTACCCCGATTTCTTGTGTGAAAGCgaaatatttacaattgaATTCGTGTTAAATTTATGCCTCTCAAATTGTTGTCTAGTAAAAAAATTTACAGTTTCTATAAAACGCGATGACATAACAGAAGAATATATATCCAACCATACCGTAATTATTGACATTgagcaataa
- the LOC120458585 gene encoding uncharacterized protein LOC120458585 isoform X1, whose product MERIAALERELEKARSLESVSTANCAPIAVGPSAVGANSGASGRPPFWSGQPIPTSNGEALHNGVGSVPYNGDGASGAACTLPPSSSGPPLLTTSNYFVEPLCATGTAQPADGLVLPGVSIHNAATASPLVGSYAATTPSGIQGAYGPRKLPDLPIFGGQPEEWPIFSCAFVETTRAYNCTDLENNQRLLKALKDEAREAVKALLIHPGNVSAVMEQLRFRFGRPEQLIRSQLNNVREVQPISEHNLAKIIPFATRVSNLAAFLQSAKAEQHLGNPTLMEELVAKLPTSKRVDWARHAATIAPFPTVVHFSAWLQEYANVVCTVLDVEVKEPRRRLLHASVDHNECDQQDDRHGGCPIYGGQHGILNCREFIGASPQKRWSNVKRHRLCFNCLRSGHTARSCYTQGECQINGCRREHHRLLHGADEERRPLQRGGFRRHEGNQQPAVSRRSTARRPSLRDGYRDQERNRQPAVPSNSLDRGAQREVRRRVAEILESSKVSQWRWVPTADNAADDATRSQKGVDLSQESRWLRGPAFLRQPAASWPGPEEGTERVPDAPDEEEMPSEFTLVAADDFVIPFQRFSSFSRLVRTTAGVLRFARWCRKQRNELEEYGLTAAENLLVRQAQLESFPEEMRSAETGQDVARSSDIRGLVPYLDEDGILRAYGRIDAALFMPYSARRPVLLSHRHSLTELTVRDFHARMKHQNVDATIAEIRTKFWVTKMRRVMRRVISSCNECKLQRARPMPPMGGWPFKYTGLDYFGPLLVTVSRHREKRWVALS is encoded by the coding sequence ATGGAGAGGATCGCAGCGTTGGAGAGGGAGCTGGAGAAGGCTAGATCCCTGGAAAGTGTGAGCACCGCCAATTGCGCGCCAATCGCAGTTGGCCCAAGCGCAGTTGGCGCCAACAGTGGAGCGTCGGGGCGGCCGCCATTTTGGAGCGGCCAGCCAATACCCACATCAAACGGAGAGGCCTTACATAACGGGGTCGGGTCGGTGCCATACAACGGTGACGGTGCGAGCGGTGCGGCCTGCACGCTGCCGCCATCTTCGAGTGGACCGCCATTGCTAACGACTAGCAACTATTTTGTGGAGCCACTGTGTGCAACAGGCACTGCGCAGCCAGCGGATGGACTCGTGCTACCGGGCGTGAGCATCCACAATGCGGCAACAGCATCGCCACTTGTCGGATCCTACGCCGCGACGACGCCGAGTGGAATCCAGGGAGCATATGGGCCAAGGAAGCTTCCGGACTTGCCTATATTTGGAGGGCAGCCCGAGGAGTGGCCGATCTTCAGCTGTGCGTTCGTGGAGACGACCCGAGCGTACAACTGCACGGACCTGGAGAACAACCAGAGGTTGTTGAAGGCGCTGAAGGATGAAGCGCGCGAGGCAGTGAAGGCGCTATTGATTCATCCAGGGAATGTCAGCGCCGTGATGGAGCAGCTGCGCTTTAGGTTCGGCCGACCGGAGCAGCTTATACGCAGCCAGCTCAACAACGTGCGAGAGGTGCAGCCAATTTCGGAGCACAATTTGGCGAAGATCATTCCCTTCGCAACCCGAGTGAGTAACCTCGCTGCCTTCTTGCAGTCAGCGAAGGCGGAGCAGCACCTGGGGAACCCAACCCTCATGGAGGAGCTTGTGGCCAAGCTGCCAACGAGCAAGCGAGTGGACTGGGCCAGGCATGCTGCAACGATTGCGCCCTTTCCCACTGTAGTCCACTTCAGCGCGTGGCTACAGGAGTACGCAAACGTGGTGTGCACGGTTTTGGACGTCGAGGTAAAGGAGCCGAGGCGTCGACTTCTACATGCAAGCGTCGACCATAATGAATGCGATCAACAGGATGATCGGCATGGAGGTTGTCCCATCTATGGAGGACAGCATGGAATATTGAACTGCAGAGAATTTATTGGAGCTTCGCCACAGAAAAGGTGGAGCAATGTGAAGAGGCATCGGCTCTGCTTCAATTGCCTGCGAAGCGGGCACACGGCTAGATCCTGCTATACGCAAGGTGAGTGCCAGATTAATGGATGCCGAAGGGAGCATCACCGTCTGCTACATGGTGCGGACGAGGAGCGAAGGCCGCTGCAGCGAGGTGGTTTCAGACGCCACGAAGGgaaccagcagccagcagtttCCAGACGCAGCACGGCCAGGAGGCCTTCGCTACGAGATGGTTACAGGGACCAGGAGAGGAACCGGCAGCCAGCCGTTCCCAGCAACAGCCTGGATAGAGGAGCTCAGCGTGAAGTGCGAAGACGAGTGGCGGAGATTTTGGAGTCGTCGAAGGTTTCCCAATGGAGATGGGTGCCTACAGCCGACAATGCGGCTGATGATGCGACGCGGTCGCAGAAAGGAGTCGACCTTAGTCAGGAATCAAGGTGGCTAAGAGGACCTGCATTTTTGaggcagccagcagccagctgGCCGGGGCCTGAGGAAGGAACTGAGCGTGTTCCAGATGCCCCTGATGAAGAAGAGATGCCCAGTGAGTTTACATTAGTTGCGGCAGACGATTTTGTTATTCCGTTTCAGAGATTCTCGAGCTTCAGTCGCCTGGTGAGGACCACAGCCGGGGTCCTACGGTTTGCGCGCTGGTGCCGCAAACAGCGAAACGAGCTCGAGGAATACGGCCTTACGGCCGCGGAGAACCTGTTGGTCAGACAGGCACAATTGGAGTCGTTCCCCGAAGAGATGAGGTCGGCGGAAACTGGACAGGACGTCGCTAGATCGAGCGACATTCGAGGGTTGGTGCCCTACCTAGACGAGGACGGGATTCTGCGAGCTTACGGCAGAATTGATGCCGCACTGTTCATGCCGTACAGTGCGAGGAGGCCCGTATTACTGTCACACAGGCACAGTCTGACAGAGCTGACTGTGAGAGACTTCCACGCCAGGATGAAGCATCAAAATGTGGATGCTACGATTGCGGAGATCCGGACTAAGTTCTGGGTCACAAAGATGAGGCGTGTGATGCGGAGAGTCATCTCATCGTGCAACGAGTGCAAGTTGCAGCGAGCGCGGCCGATGCCGCCGATGGGTGGATGGCCATTCAAATACACAGGACTGGACTACTTTGGGCCACTGCTGGTGACTGTGTCCCGTCACAGGGAGAAGCGTTGGGTCGCCTTGAGCTAG
- the LOC120458585 gene encoding uncharacterized protein LOC120458585 isoform X2: protein MERIAALERELEKARSLESVSTANCAPIALLIHPGNVSAVMEQLRFRFGRPEQLIRSQLNNVREVQPISEHNLAKIIPFATRVSNLAAFLQSAKAEQHLGNPTLMEELVAKLPTSKRVDWARHAATIAPFPTVVHFSAWLQEYANVVCTVLDVEVKEPRRRLLHASVDHNECDQQDDRHGGCPIYGGQHGILNCREFIGASPQKRWSNVKRHRLCFNCLRSGHTARSCYTQGECQINGCRREHHRLLHGADEERRPLQRGGFRRHEGNQQPAVSRRSTARRPSLRDGYRDQERNRQPAVPSNSLDRGAQREVRRRVAEILESSKVSQWRWVPTADNAADDATRSQKGVDLSQESRWLRGPAFLRQPAASWPGPEEGTERVPDAPDEEEMPSEFTLVAADDFVIPFQRFSSFSRLVRTTAGVLRFARWCRKQRNELEEYGLTAAENLLVRQAQLESFPEEMRSAETGQDVARSSDIRGLVPYLDEDGILRAYGRIDAALFMPYSARRPVLLSHRHSLTELTVRDFHARMKHQNVDATIAEIRTKFWVTKMRRVMRRVISSCNECKLQRARPMPPMGGWPFKYTGLDYFGPLLVTVSRHREKRWVALS, encoded by the exons ATGGAGAGGATCGCAGCGTTGGAGAGGGAGCTGGAGAAGGCTAGATCCCTGGAAAGTGTGAGCACCGCCAATTGCGCGCCAATC GCGCTATTGATTCATCCAGGGAATGTCAGCGCCGTGATGGAGCAGCTGCGCTTTAGGTTCGGCCGACCGGAGCAGCTTATACGCAGCCAGCTCAACAACGTGCGAGAGGTGCAGCCAATTTCGGAGCACAATTTGGCGAAGATCATTCCCTTCGCAACCCGAGTGAGTAACCTCGCTGCCTTCTTGCAGTCAGCGAAGGCGGAGCAGCACCTGGGGAACCCAACCCTCATGGAGGAGCTTGTGGCCAAGCTGCCAACGAGCAAGCGAGTGGACTGGGCCAGGCATGCTGCAACGATTGCGCCCTTTCCCACTGTAGTCCACTTCAGCGCGTGGCTACAGGAGTACGCAAACGTGGTGTGCACGGTTTTGGACGTCGAGGTAAAGGAGCCGAGGCGTCGACTTCTACATGCAAGCGTCGACCATAATGAATGCGATCAACAGGATGATCGGCATGGAGGTTGTCCCATCTATGGAGGACAGCATGGAATATTGAACTGCAGAGAATTTATTGGAGCTTCGCCACAGAAAAGGTGGAGCAATGTGAAGAGGCATCGGCTCTGCTTCAATTGCCTGCGAAGCGGGCACACGGCTAGATCCTGCTATACGCAAGGTGAGTGCCAGATTAATGGATGCCGAAGGGAGCATCACCGTCTGCTACATGGTGCGGACGAGGAGCGAAGGCCGCTGCAGCGAGGTGGTTTCAGACGCCACGAAGGgaaccagcagccagcagtttCCAGACGCAGCACGGCCAGGAGGCCTTCGCTACGAGATGGTTACAGGGACCAGGAGAGGAACCGGCAGCCAGCCGTTCCCAGCAACAGCCTGGATAGAGGAGCTCAGCGTGAAGTGCGAAGACGAGTGGCGGAGATTTTGGAGTCGTCGAAGGTTTCCCAATGGAGATGGGTGCCTACAGCCGACAATGCGGCTGATGATGCGACGCGGTCGCAGAAAGGAGTCGACCTTAGTCAGGAATCAAGGTGGCTAAGAGGACCTGCATTTTTGaggcagccagcagccagctgGCCGGGGCCTGAGGAAGGAACTGAGCGTGTTCCAGATGCCCCTGATGAAGAAGAGATGCCCAGTGAGTTTACATTAGTTGCGGCAGACGATTTTGTTATTCCGTTTCAGAGATTCTCGAGCTTCAGTCGCCTGGTGAGGACCACAGCCGGGGTCCTACGGTTTGCGCGCTGGTGCCGCAAACAGCGAAACGAGCTCGAGGAATACGGCCTTACGGCCGCGGAGAACCTGTTGGTCAGACAGGCACAATTGGAGTCGTTCCCCGAAGAGATGAGGTCGGCGGAAACTGGACAGGACGTCGCTAGATCGAGCGACATTCGAGGGTTGGTGCCCTACCTAGACGAGGACGGGATTCTGCGAGCTTACGGCAGAATTGATGCCGCACTGTTCATGCCGTACAGTGCGAGGAGGCCCGTATTACTGTCACACAGGCACAGTCTGACAGAGCTGACTGTGAGAGACTTCCACGCCAGGATGAAGCATCAAAATGTGGATGCTACGATTGCGGAGATCCGGACTAAGTTCTGGGTCACAAAGATGAGGCGTGTGATGCGGAGAGTCATCTCATCGTGCAACGAGTGCAAGTTGCAGCGAGCGCGGCCGATGCCGCCGATGGGTGGATGGCCATTCAAATACACAGGACTGGACTACTTTGGGCCACTGCTGGTGACTGTGTCCCGTCACAGGGAGAAGCGTTGGGTCGCCTTGAGCTAG